The following proteins come from a genomic window of Pleuronectes platessa chromosome 2, fPlePla1.1, whole genome shotgun sequence:
- the pfkfb2b gene encoding 6-phosphofructo-2-kinase/fructose-2,6-bisphosphatase 2 isoform X1, with product MSNSQRENGSAEAKKSDLREKKCSWASYMTNSPTVIVMIGLPARGKTYMSKKLTRYLNWIGVPTKVFNLGVYRREAVRAYKSYDFFRHDNEAAMKIRKQCALVALQDVGAYLKEEGGQIAVFDATNTTRERRDLIQGFVKENGFKVFFVESVCDDPEVIAANILEVKVSSPDYPERHRERVMDDFLKRIECYKVTYQPLDPDNYDKDLSFIKVINVGWRFLVNRVQDYIQSKIVYYLMNINVHSHSIYLCRHGESNHNVEGRIGGDSELSPRGKQFAHALRGFIEEHQLSDLKVWTSQLRRTIQTAEELGVPYEQWKILNEIDAGVCEEMSYETIENTFPEEFALRDQDKYHYRYQGGESYQDLVQRLEPVIMELERQGNVLVVCHQAVMRCLLAYFLDKSAEDLPYMKCPLHTVLKLTPVAYGCKVELFYLNVEAVNTHRDRPLHLISYQDETLRDSALVPRRNSYTPLSSHDQVKRPRLYSAGNPPWLPLAPTPSALMPEGRQSQESLCEGIDFDSSEETSGCVRF from the exons ATGTCCAACTCTCAGAGGGAAAACGGCTCCGCAGAAGCCAAGAAATCCGACCTGCGCGAGAAGAAGTGCT CTTGGGCCTCCTACATGACAAACTCCCCGACGGTGATCGTCATGATCGGCCTGCCGGCGAGAGGGAAGACGTACATGTCAAAGAAACTCACACGGTACCTCAACTGGATCGGAGTCCCAACCAAAG TGTTTAACTTGGGCGTGTACCGCAGGGAGGCCGTCAGAGCGTACAAGTCCTACGACTTCTTCCGCCACGACAACGAGGCAGCCATGAAAATAAGGAA aCAGTGTGCTCTGGTAGCTTTGCAGGATGTGGGGGCTTAcctgaaggaggagggaggtcagATCGCG GTTTTTGatgcaacaaacacaacaagagaGCGTAGAGACCTCATCCAAGGCTTTGTGAAGGAGAATGGATTCAAG GTGTTCTTCGTGGAGTCGGTGTGCGACGACCCTGAGGTGATAGCTGCCAATATTCTG gaagtgaaggtgTCCAGTCCCGACTAccctgagagacacagagagagagtaatGGACGACTTCCTCAAACGCATCGAGTGCTACAAGGTCACTTATCAGCCGTTAGATCCTGACAACTATGACAA GGACCTGTCGTTTATCAAGGTGATAAACGTGGGCTGGCGTTTCCTGGTGAACCGGGTGCAGGACTACATCCAGAGCAAGATCGTGTACTACCTGATGAACATCAACGTGCACTCTCACTCCATCTACCTGTGCCGCCACGGAGAGAGCAACCACAACGTGGAGGGCCGCATCGGGGGGGACTCCGAGCTTTCTCCTCGAGGGAAACAG TTCGCCCACGCCCTGAGAGGCTTCATCGAGGAGCACCAACTGTCGGATTTGAAGGTTTGGACGAGTCAACTGAGGAGAACCATCCAGACGGCGGAGGAGCTCGGGGTTCCTTATGAGCAGTGGAAGATTCTCAACGAGATCGATGCT ggtgtgtgtgaggagatgagCTATGAGACGATCGAGAACACTTTCCCAGAGGAGTTTGCTTTGAGAGACCAGGACAAGTATCACTATCGCTACCAAGGAGGAGAG TCCTACCAGGATCTTGTTCAGCGACTGGAGCCGGTCATCATGGAGCTGGAGAGACAGGGCAACGTGCTGGTCGTCTGCCACCAGGCCGTGATGAGATGTTTGTTGGCGTACTTCCTGGACAAAAGTGCAG AAGATCTGCCGTACATGAAGTGTCCGCTCCACACTGTGCTCAAACTCACACCTGTGGCGTATG GTTGCAAAGTTGAACTGTTTTATCTGAACGTGGAGGCAGTGAACACACATCGAGACCGGCCCCTT CATCTCATCTCCTACCAGGATGAAACCCTGAGGGACTCTGCTCTCGTACCTCGGAGGAATAGTTATACTCCCTTGTCCAGTCACGACCAGGTCAAGCGTCCCAGGCTCTACAGTGCAGGAAACCCGCCCTGGCTACCGCTTGCCCCCACGCCATCAGCTCTGATGCCAGAGGGACGGCAAAGCCAA GAGTCCCTGTGCGAAGGAATCGACTTTGACAGCTCCGAGGAAACTAGTGGCTGTGTCCGCTTCTGA
- the pfkfb2b gene encoding 6-phosphofructo-2-kinase/fructose-2,6-bisphosphatase 2 isoform X2, translating to MSNSQRENGSAEAKKSDLREKKCSWASYMTNSPTVIVMIGLPARGKTYMSKKLTRYLNWIGVPTKVFNLGVYRREAVRAYKSYDFFRHDNEAAMKIRKQCALVALQDVGAYLKEEGGQIAVFDATNTTRERRDLIQGFVKENGFKVFFVESVCDDPEVIAANILEVKVSSPDYPERHRERVMDDFLKRIECYKVTYQPLDPDNYDKDLSFIKVINVGWRFLVNRVQDYIQSKIVYYLMNINVHSHSIYLCRHGESNHNVEGRIGGDSELSPRGKQFAHALRGFIEEHQLSDLKVWTSQLRRTIQTAEELGVPYEQWKILNEIDAGVCEEMSYETIENTFPEEFALRDQDKYHYRYQGGESYQDLVQRLEPVIMELERQGNVLVVCHQAVMRCLLAYFLDKSAEDLPYMKCPLHTVLKLTPVAYGCKVELFYLNVEAVNTHRDRPLESLCEGIDFDSSEETSGCVRF from the exons ATGTCCAACTCTCAGAGGGAAAACGGCTCCGCAGAAGCCAAGAAATCCGACCTGCGCGAGAAGAAGTGCT CTTGGGCCTCCTACATGACAAACTCCCCGACGGTGATCGTCATGATCGGCCTGCCGGCGAGAGGGAAGACGTACATGTCAAAGAAACTCACACGGTACCTCAACTGGATCGGAGTCCCAACCAAAG TGTTTAACTTGGGCGTGTACCGCAGGGAGGCCGTCAGAGCGTACAAGTCCTACGACTTCTTCCGCCACGACAACGAGGCAGCCATGAAAATAAGGAA aCAGTGTGCTCTGGTAGCTTTGCAGGATGTGGGGGCTTAcctgaaggaggagggaggtcagATCGCG GTTTTTGatgcaacaaacacaacaagagaGCGTAGAGACCTCATCCAAGGCTTTGTGAAGGAGAATGGATTCAAG GTGTTCTTCGTGGAGTCGGTGTGCGACGACCCTGAGGTGATAGCTGCCAATATTCTG gaagtgaaggtgTCCAGTCCCGACTAccctgagagacacagagagagagtaatGGACGACTTCCTCAAACGCATCGAGTGCTACAAGGTCACTTATCAGCCGTTAGATCCTGACAACTATGACAA GGACCTGTCGTTTATCAAGGTGATAAACGTGGGCTGGCGTTTCCTGGTGAACCGGGTGCAGGACTACATCCAGAGCAAGATCGTGTACTACCTGATGAACATCAACGTGCACTCTCACTCCATCTACCTGTGCCGCCACGGAGAGAGCAACCACAACGTGGAGGGCCGCATCGGGGGGGACTCCGAGCTTTCTCCTCGAGGGAAACAG TTCGCCCACGCCCTGAGAGGCTTCATCGAGGAGCACCAACTGTCGGATTTGAAGGTTTGGACGAGTCAACTGAGGAGAACCATCCAGACGGCGGAGGAGCTCGGGGTTCCTTATGAGCAGTGGAAGATTCTCAACGAGATCGATGCT ggtgtgtgtgaggagatgagCTATGAGACGATCGAGAACACTTTCCCAGAGGAGTTTGCTTTGAGAGACCAGGACAAGTATCACTATCGCTACCAAGGAGGAGAG TCCTACCAGGATCTTGTTCAGCGACTGGAGCCGGTCATCATGGAGCTGGAGAGACAGGGCAACGTGCTGGTCGTCTGCCACCAGGCCGTGATGAGATGTTTGTTGGCGTACTTCCTGGACAAAAGTGCAG AAGATCTGCCGTACATGAAGTGTCCGCTCCACACTGTGCTCAAACTCACACCTGTGGCGTATG GTTGCAAAGTTGAACTGTTTTATCTGAACGTGGAGGCAGTGAACACACATCGAGACCGGCCCCTT GAGTCCCTGTGCGAAGGAATCGACTTTGACAGCTCCGAGGAAACTAGTGGCTGTGTCCGCTTCTGA
- the LOC128448207 gene encoding gastrula zinc finger protein XlCGF57.1-like gives MSAVQLLRVSVHERISAAAEDFLLQVEKGGGKAEVLELRAMLTERLAGAGEEILTRLEETVAGYEDRVERSERERRVIDAAMQPVVRLHRAVCPADVQQLMVIKEEVPPEQPQRNPLVDQEDPEPPLFKEEQEEPWTNQDGQQLQGLEEADIKFTLTPVAVMCEEDEEKLKSSKLHPSERKENKADCGGPEPARNSGPDGFLQQGPEDKKEDSSETEESEDDWLETREPQTGLNTRNNKRPLSDMGCKTEKKSFSCSECGKRFSLRSHLNTHMMIHTGEKPFSCSECGKRFNQRGDLYKHMTIHTGEKPFGCSECDKRFSLRSHLNKHMRIHTGEKQFSCSECGKRFSRRDYLNIHMRIHTGEKQFSCSECGKRFSRRDYLNIHMRIHTGEKQVSCSECGKRFSRRDYLNIHMRIHTGEKQFSCSECGKRFSCRDYLNIHMRIHTGEKQFSCSECGKRFNQSGDLNRHMRIHTGEKPFCCSECGERFNRRGSLNRHMRLHTGQKQFS, from the exons atGTCggccgtgcagctgctgcgggtgtcggtacatgagcggatcagcgctgccgctgaagacttcttgctgcaggtggagaaaggaggaggaaaggctgAAGTCCTGGAGCTGAGAGCGATGCTCACCGAGCGGCTCGCGGGGGCGGGGGAGGAGATCCTCACGAGGCTTGAGGAAACCGTGGCTGGGTACGAGGACCGAGTGGAGCGGTCCGAGCGGGAGAGGAGGGTGATCGATGCCGCGATGCAGCCCgtagtccggctgcacagagcag tgtgtcctgcagacgtccagcaactgatggtgataaaagaagaggttccccctgagcagcCGCAGAGGAACCCtcttgtggaccaggaggacccagagccccccctctttaaagaggaacaggaggaaccatggaccaatcaggatggacagcagcttcaaggactggaggaggctgatatcaagttcacattgactcctgtcgctgtgatgtgtgaagaagatgaagagaaacttaaatcgtcaaagcttcatccgagtgagaggaaggagaacaaagcggactgtggaggaccagaaccagccaggaactcaggtcctgatggatTTTTACAACAAGGTCCTGAGGATAAGAAggaagactcttctgagactgaagagaGTGAGGACGATTGGCTGGAGACCAGGGAACCTCAGACTGGCTTAAATACAAGAAACAACAAACGGCCTCTAAGTGATATGGGATGTAAGACAGAGAAAAaatcgtttagttgctctgagtgtggtaaaagatttagcctACGGAgccatctaaatacacatatgatgattcatacaggagagaaaccgtttagttgctctgagtgtggtaaaagatttaaccaaaggggCGATCTATATAAACATATGacgattcatacaggagagaaaccgtttggttgctctgagtgtgataaaAGATTTAGCCTACGGAGCCatctaaataaacatatgaggattcatacaggagagaaacagtttagttgttctgagtgtggtaaaagatttagccgTAGGGACtatctaaatatacatatgaggattcatacaggagagaaacagtttagttgttctgagtgtggtaaaagatttagccgTAGGGACtatctaaatatacatatgaggattcatacaggagagaaacaggtTAGTtgttctgagtgtggtaaaagatttagccgTAGGGACtatctaaatatacatatgaggattcatacaggagagaaacagtttagttgttctgagtgtggtaaaagatttagctGTAGGGACtatctaaatatacatatgaggattcatacaggagagaaacagtttagttgctctgagtgtggtaaaagatttaaccaaagtggcgatctaaatagacatatgaggattcatacaggagagaaaccgttttgttgctctgagtgtggtgaaAGATTCAACCGAAGGGGCAgtctaaatagacatatgaggCTTCATACAGGACAAAAACAGTTTAGTTGA